One Rhizoctonia solani chromosome 3, complete sequence genomic region harbors:
- a CDS encoding Transposase family tnp2: protein MSAVARRFPGDNSSTRNKHLKKYFGTADSLDNNLELNAGNSERDVDMGSDKELSTNDLDPSGSQNLDAEDQEETHTLDNAIGFHTYESDGEQSERSDYSRGSWYHIPTPPPSPPSSPPPDQDVPEPLEDEDGFQNLNAIDFRKYDRWYAEPDTGEDVEMHAETLTDKEVDSIIMLAIRQFGTVTQSNYERIQYSYQHKLQLLTSHRLQTRIAKLSGVNPVNVDCCINVCHAFTGKYAKETICLVCNAPCYDFKNRPQQVFQYLPASPRFRAYFNNPDLIRKMLYQHEFKHRLGRINDFFNSQIYERLLRTNIVIDGADTGVQHFPGKHDIAIAVMSDGVNIFDQGSKETNTCWPIMAQNLNLPPEERAQMRNLIPLGVIPGPNKPKDFDSFLVPFVEECIDLAKGIDTYNAMTGQTFTLRVHPVIISGDMQAIKYLQNFKGPNGRVPCRGCLMVGVYHADKKTYYIPLAEPIATDSSSANVNSYNPHNLPLRTDKKTSIQTRKIDEALTAGLAEDLRKRTGICGPSILDRIPSIQRPSSYPHEFMHLFLLNHGPALVSLWVGTHPGISDAGSGYYLLLRAVWTAIGIETEEATYLLPARFIRPLPNIATSVNLYNAESWSFWLVYIGPVVLRGRLPPKYYNHYLQLVSILKCLLNLENTTQRIEELKQEIIEYVEKFEEYYYQYDYNRLSVCRLTLHALLHVANDVLRCGPVWVAWSFSVEQYCREIVGCARSKVVPYPTINRHILQMAQLASVACRFPIIRKAMLFGKSQAPVRSSKMEMIYHGYPNTILRYPHLPGFPLNPHVRRRLAQYFHTNYQEWTFHAWLAFIPDRAERWGKLQIPEGDSVRCAAVVDPLLSYGKRDSSFVRYEFQRDLNENFRNRPCNMVDAFGYGRLDFIIALTLPRSEKFKIDEPTLHILAHITEAKGAEGDAATDFVSFTQFGRSIILDVTSVQRVVGRIYTKGVKELGEWYIIDRTLDCCETVFHPAEHPYDDD, encoded by the exons ATGTCCGCTGTTGCTAGACGATTTCCTGGGGACAA CTCTAGTACTCGAAATAAACATTTGAAGAAATACTTTGGTACGGCTGATAGTTTGGATAACAATCTGGAATTGAATGCCGGCAACTCTGAGCGGGACGTCGATATGGGCTCTGACAAGGAGTTATCCACAAATGACCTGGATCCCAGTGGTTCACAA AATTTGGATGCAGAAGACCAGGAGGAAACTCATACAC TAGACAATGCAATCGGATTTCATACCTACGAATCGGATGGGGAGCAATCTGAGCGCTCTGACTACTCGCGCGGGAGTTGGTACCATATCCCAACACCCCCTCCTTCTCCCCCAAGCTCCCCTCCACCCGACCAGGATGTTCCTGAACCATTAGAGGATGAAGACGGGTTTCAAAACCTCAACGCTATTGATTTTCGCAAGTATGATCGATGGTACGCTGAGCCGGATACTGGTGAAGATGTTGAAATGC ATGCTGAGACTCTGACAGACAAAGAGGTCGACAGCATTATAATGCTTGCGATCCGACAATTTGGCACAGTTACACAAAGCAACTACGAGCGCATTCAATACTCATATCAACATAAACTGCAGCTTCTCACATCCCACCGCTTGCAAACTCGAATTGCAAAGCTTTCCGGTGTCAACCCAGTTAATGTTGACTGCTGTATTAATGTTTGTCACGCATTTACTGGGAAATACGCCAAAGAAACTATTTGCTTGGTATGCAACGCGCCTTGCTACGACTTCAAGAATCGCCCACAACAGGTCTTTCAGTACCTTCCTGCATCCCCGCGCTTTCGCGCTTACTTCAACAATCCTGACTTAATCCGCAAGATGCTATACCAACATGAATTCAAGCATCGGCTTGGACGTATCAACGATTTTTTCAATTCTCAGATCTACGAGCGGCTGCTGAGGACGAACATTGTCATTGATGGTGCAGATACTGGCGTCCAACACTTCCCGGGAAAGCACGACATTGCCATTGCCGTTATGTCCGACGGTGTCAACATCTTCGATCAGGGCTCCAAGGAGACTAACACGTGTTGGCCGATCATGGCCCAGAACCTCAACTTGCCGCCGGAGGAACGCGCCCAGATGCGCAATCTTATTCCATTAGGTGTAATTCCCGGGCCAAACAAGCCCAAGGATTTCGACTCATTCCTTGTCCCGTTTGTTGAGGAATGCATTGATcttgcaaaaggcatcgacACATATAATGCGATGACTGGTCAAACATTCACCTTGCGTGTCCACCCAGTCATTATCTCTGGCGATATGCAGGCTATCAAGTACCTGCAGAACTTCAAAGGTCCAAATGGTCGTGTCCCGTGCCGTGGGTGCTTGATGGTTGGCGTCTACCACGCAGACAAAAAGACTTATTACATACCTCTAGCTGAGCCTATTGCTACTGACAGTTCATCGGCTAACGTTAACTCATACAATCCCCACAATCTCCCACTTCGTACTGACAAGAAGACAAGTATTCAAACTAGGAAAATCGACGAAGCTCTGACTGCTGGCCTTGCGGAAGACTTACGCAAAAGAACTGGTATCTGTGGTCCTTCAATTCTTGATCGCATTCCCTCCATCCAACGCCCATCTTCGTATCCTCATGAATTCATGCATCTATTTTTACTTAACCACGGCCCAGCTCTGGTCTCGCTCTGGGTTGGTACTCATCCTGGCATATCCGATGCTGGCTCCGGCTATTACTTGCTCTTGCGTGCTGTCTGGACCGCTATTGGAATTGAGACTGAAGAAGCAACATACCTACTGCCGGCAAGGTTTATTCGACCCCTCCCCAATATTGCTACCAGTGTCAACCTCTATAACGCTGAGTCTTGGTCTTTCTGGCTTGTCTACATTGGTCCTGTGGTGCTACGAGGCCGACTCCCGCCGAAATACTACAACCATTACTTACAACTCGTTAGCATTCTCAAATGCTTGCTCAACCTCGAGAACACCACACAGCGGATCGAAGAGCTCAAACAGGAAATTATTGAATATGTAGAAAAATTTGAAGA ATACTACTATCAGTACGATTACAACCGCTTGAGCGTGTGTCGACTTACGCTCCACGCTCTGCTTCACGTCGCCAACGATGTTCTCCGCTGTGGTCCTGTATGGGTTGCTTGGTCGTTCTCTGTTGAGCAATACTGTCGGGAGATTGTTGGATGCGCAAGGTCAAAAGTTGTTCCATATCCTACCATTAATCGGCATATTCTCCAAATGGCTCAACTTGCTTCGGTCGCTTGTCGCTTCCCAATTATCCGCAAGGCAATGCTCTTTGGAAAATCTCAAGCACCCGTCCGATCCAGTAAGATGGAAATGATATACCATGGTT ACCCCAATACAATTCTCCGCTACCCCCATCTGCCCGGATTTCCCCTCAACCCCCACGTACGCCGCCGTCTAGCTCAATATTTCCACACCAACTACCAAGAATGGACTTTCCATGCTTGGTTGGCGTTCATTCCTGACCGTGCTGAACGCTGGGGAAAGCTCCAAATCCCAGAAGGTGATAGCGTTCGTTGTGCGGCCGTTGTCGATCCTCTCTTGTCGTACGGCAAGCGTGACTCCTCTTTTGTTCGA TACGAATTTCAAAGGGATTTGAATGAAAACTTTCGTAATCGACCTTGCAACATGGTCGATGCGTTTGGATATGGACGCCTTGACTTTATCATTGCGCTTACGCTCCCACGCAGCGAGAAGTTCAAGATTGACGAGCCAACACTTCATATATTGGCGCATATAACTGAGGCCAAGGGTGCAGAGGGCGATGCGGCAACAGATTTTGTCTCTTTTACACAGTTTGGTCGCTCGATTATTCTCGATGTCACATCAGTTCAGAGGGTTGTCGGCCGAATTTACACTAAGGGCGTCAAGGAGTTAGGGGAGTGGTATATCATTGACCGGACCCTCGACTGTTGCGAAACGGTATTTCATCCGGCCGAGCATCCATACGACGACGATTAA
- a CDS encoding pectate lyase, whose amino-acid sequence MVQFSFAALTAIVGVLAHTAVAAPSDKRAASCSFPNPSASTNVKFSAPRRVKAGETFDGKNLRYGRGINCAAAPEVDSLSPVFILESGASIANAVIGADQQIGIQCLGPCTIRNVWFEEVCEEAIILRQSSGKTTITGGGAKSAPDVVVRHNGAGVVDIDSYCVQDFGRLYRSCGNCSTQVKREVTISNVIARNGKLIAGVNSNYGDVATIDTKTNAYTSVTSVCDTFRGTNNGNEPVRLTQNQSNAKSVLCLRLSA is encoded by the exons ATGGTTCAGTTCTCCTTCGCCGCTCTTACCGCTATCGTCGGTGTTCTCGCCCATACCGCCGTTGCCGCTCCTTCAGACAAGCGTGCCGCCAGCTGCTCGTTCCCCAACCCATCTGCGTCGACCAACGTCAAGTTCTCTGCTCCGCGCAGAGTCAAGGCCGGCGAAACCTTCGATG GTAAAAACCTTCGTTATGGCCGCGGAATAAATTGCGCTGCTGCTCCGGAAGTCGACTCCCTAAGCCCTGTCTTCATTCTTGAATCCGGCGCAAGCATCGC AAATGCCGTTATTGGTGCGGACCAGCAAATAGGTATTCAATGCTTGGGCCCTTGCACGATCCGCAACGTATGGTTCGAAGAAGTTTGCGAAGAAGCTATCATTCTCCGCCAGAGCTCTGGCAAAACCACCATCACCGGCGGAGGCGCGAAGAGTGCtcctgacgttgttgtaaggCACAACGGTGCAGGTGTTGTTGACATCGACTCGTACTGCGTCCAGGACTTCGGCAGGCTCTACCGCTCGTGCGGCAACTGCTCCACTCAGGTCAAGCGTGAGGTCACGATCAGCAACGTAATCGCTCGCAACGGCAAGCTTATTGCAGGGGTGAACTCGAACTATGGAGATGTGGCTACGATCGACACGAAGACGAACGCGTACACGAGTGTGACGTCTGTATGCGACACCTTCCGGGGTACTAACAATGGAAACGAGCCGGTTAGGCTGACTCAGAATCAGTCCAATGCCAAGTCAGTATTATGTCTACGTTTATCTGCTTAG
- a CDS encoding tetraspanin family protein has protein sequence MPSKTLTGVWAGLDLALLLAAAICIGFSVVWRAPDLLRDLVISDTDLNAGLGLGIMFAITFVISIAAILTPKATTGGLKSLNWVLIADSVATVIIGSIVWFYTLEERKNFSEVWGEQNQITLGRIQEQFQCCGYYNGTDRAVNTGICASETFALNSTGCVGAVTNFADYTLNNVFTSIYGFQAIIIALFLATMCIINKRVEEERFRKIDAKRGGRGFV, from the exons ATGCCTTCCAAAACTCTGACTGGTGTTTGGGCCGGCTTGGACCTTGCCCTGTTGCTCGCCGCCGCCATCTGCATCGGCTTCTCAGTCGTCTGGCGTGCTCCCGACTTGCTCCGAGACCTCGTCATCTCAGACACCGATCTCAACGCCGGTCTCGGTCTCGGCATCATGTTCGCCATCACATTTGTCATCTCCATAGCCGCTATTCTTACCCCCAAGGCCACCACCGGCGGACTCAAGTCCCTGAACTGGGTTCTCATCGCCGACTCGGTCGCGACTGTCATCATCGGCAGCATCGTCTGGTTCTACACTCTTGAGGAAAGGAAGAACTTTAGTGAGGTCTGGGGAGAGCAGAACCAGATCACCCTCGGCCGTATCCAGGAGCAGTTCCAGTGCTGTGGCTACTACAACGGCACCGACCGGGCCGTTAACACTGGCATTTGCGCCAGCGAGACATTTGCTCTCAACTCGACCGGATGCGTCGGAGCCGTCACCAACTTTGCGGACTACACCCTCAATAATGTTTTCACCTCG ATCTACGGATTCCAGGCGATCATTATTGCGCTCTTTTTGGCTACGATGTGCATTATCAACAAG CGCGTCGAAGAAGAACGGTTCCGCAAGATCGACGCCAAGCGTGGTGGCCGTGGTTTCGTATAA
- a CDS encoding siroheme synthase: protein MDIPAIQPDASLLLAWQLKNKNVLIVGGGTVASGRLDAVLEASARVTLVSPRQGLDRITAYRIFEDVPDVRSRISYIDREFTLDTDVSLVESADLVLTAIDDVDLSKQICALARARKVPVNVADVPPECDFYFGSQIRDGPLQIMISTGGAAPKLSNLIRKRVEEALPPPPFLGDAIRRVGILRARLRKRAPGVGGALGKRRMRWMIKVCETWSFEQLAQLDDERIEKLLEAGWDKGLTVPSYEELGGTVPTVSWVERIPSGTLPVAAGFIAGALFTSALVLLRRK, encoded by the exons ATGGACATTCCTGCTATCCAACCTGACGCATCCTTGCTTCTCGCATGGCAACTCAAGAACAAGAATGTGCTGATCGTCGGTGGCGGGACCGTCGCATCTGGCCGACTCGATGCCGTACTTGAGGCCTCGGCGCGTGTTACGCTTGTCTCCCCCCGCCAAGGACTCGACCGGATAACCGCATACCGAATATTCGAAGACGTGCCAGACGTCAGGTCACGCATATCATACATCGACCGCGAGTTCACGCTCGACACGGACGTCTCGCTCGTCGAAAGCGCCGACTTGGTCCTGACGGCGATAGATGACGTCGATTTGAGCAAACAGATCTGTGCCCTTGCCCGCGCTCGCAAGGTCCCTGTCAACGTCGCTGATGTTCCACCCGAGTGCGATTTCTATTTTGGTTCGCAGATTAGGGATGGCCCGTTGCAGATTATGATTTCAACCGGTGGTGCCGCGCCCAAATTGTCGAATCTTATTCGAAAGCGGGTGGAGGAGgcgcttcctcctcccccaTTTCTCGGGGACGCTATTCGCCGAGTGGGTATACTCAGAGCTAGGCTTAGGAAACGTGCACCTGGAGTCGGTGGGGCCTTGGGCAAGAGGCGAATGAG GTGGATGATTAAAGTGTGCGAAACCTGGTCTTTTGAACAGCTTGCACAATTGGACGATGAGAGGATTGAAAAGCTGCTTGAAGCGGGCTGGGATAAGGGATTAACCGTACCTTCGTACGAGGAACTTGGCGGCACAGTGCCTACTGTCAG TTGGGTAGAGCGGATTCCTTCAGGCACACTCCCCGTAGCTGCAGGGTTTATTGCCGGTGCCCTCTTCACCAGCGCGCTCGTGCTCTTGCGGCGAAAGTAA
- a CDS encoding Rho guanine nucleotide exchange factor, with translation MASSLLDPAAQHAADIVQARGLGVPDRNALMAGVLSQRNSKSSLFSKDTKVPHTPSPAHNPTLTPRLEQTKERDLRVFLFDCAIVLLTPNPNEREKGWVLFCEPIPIELLTLRAIRTPSNTPHAPQARRSWFLDRLPAAPISPPARAKTPPPFGSRTQSMASVNANANGYSNSNSNGNGVEASDFSLVLSTLGRKDPTRTWPITLHASDAIEQRAWAQSVSTRQEEIRVQGRDGSMRGWGLAPIKVGALGGARVTCYVDYDVGYLKARLWGTPEGLYEHILNAPNQQLAVRKILDLPGVTHVLVIDFDERLMIVLVAEQTAYLAPFPGPAATLEVSRLKKLGTNITHIAAGVLISQPTPSPNAGTSPPSAFVDPEAKRERRKSNTLIKPPHRGAVASGASSTKSSVPSMIRKEQDRESVRTGPVPSTPTVPSIVAPPAAPVSPAVPATPPAPSTPPTSTLAPASTPRESLSPTKGKEKEKKSRRISDIGIFSLWKRKPAKDKQGTRRTSTAASDIGPSTAHSASKTAASPTKSIPAATAKTESAASSLKPTPSGYDGAPLTKTKSATLPAAMLRLPSFEFDTPKGEEPKANGNGNIEAHEPTKRASIDGGTGADEVGTLAGLGRPSVVSQTMPSRTSTGASAGGLGRIARKLTTESNRSVGSKSKEATGPAPQIQIALDFPSIAWPSMLDNGTPGKSDLFSGSDFLADVQKDIGDLMAGTLGKSLSEEASADSPIGRTRSPVPEAISEEPEGTVTPEAAEPKENGHADVNGKVEELAENEAAPAPVAEEHDTQETAPATLPVPPSVPMPSPRPSQQPQHTRFLVLSKSTTLSTSVRLYTVGGLKVEDDGDIGGGRLTFFKECYVPSQTFSIDFLKSRICFGSNDGFEILDPSTGKVDQFLDPVEMSDADGPLGFLINHSRRPKPGAVFRVDQKFLCCYDDFAFFLDKFGKRTREDWLVKWLGTPTSFSVQYPYLFAFEPEFTEIRHCATGELLQLIPQSGSRRLTAGDFIAPAQKMEGTPHRRVSGEILLESEGSLYALRPLQQ, from the exons ATGGCGAGCTCTCTGCTTGATCCCGCGGCTCAACATGCGGCCGACATTGTTCAGGCTCGTGGTCTGGGTGTACCCGATCGCAATGCGCTCATGGCTGGTGTCTTGAGCCAGCGCAACTCCAAGTCCTCGTTATTCTCAAAGGACACCAAGGTACCTCACACACCATCCCCTGCTCATAACCCAACGCTGACCCCTCGGCTCGAGCAGACCAAGGAGCGCGATCTTCGAGTCTTTCTCTTTGACTGTGCGATTGTCTTGCTTACGCCCAATCCCAACGAGAGGGAAAAGGGATGGGTCTTGTTCTGTGAG CCTATTCCCATCGAACTCCTCACACTTCGCGCCATACGCACCCCTTCCAACACTCCCCATGCTCCACAAGCTCGCCGTTCATGGTTCCTCGACCGTTTACCAGCAGCCCCAATCTCTCCCCCAGCACGTGCCAAGACTCCTCCACCGTTTGGCTCGAGAACCCAATCGATGGCTTCCGTGAACGCTAATGCTAATGGctacagcaacagcaacagcaacggCAATGGAGTAGAAGCGAGTGATTTCTCGTTGGTGTTGTCCACGCTTGGGAGGAAGGATCCTACTCGTACATGGCCGATCACTTTACACGCATCAGATGCGATTGAACAGCGTGCTTGGGCCCAGTCCGTCTCCACTCGACAGGAAGAAATCAGAGTGCAGGGCAGGGATGGGTCCATGAGGGGTTGGGGACTCGCACCTATCAAGGTTGGAGCGCTGGGGGGAGCTCGTGTGACTTGTTATGTCGATTACG ACGTGGGCTATCTCAAAGCTCGCCTGTGGGGGACTCCAGAGGGATTGTACGAGCACATTTTGAATGCACCCAACCAGCAACTTGCCGTTCGCAAGATTCTCGATTTGCCTGGTGTAACACATGTGCTCGTCATCGACTTTGATGAGCGACTGATGATTGTACTTGTAGCTG AGCAAACTGCGTATCTGGCTCCGTTCCCTGGCCCAGCCGCAACGCTCGAAGTCTCACGTCTGAAGAAGCTTGGAACTAATATCACACACATCGCCGCTGGTGTGCTAATTtcacaacccactccatcGCCCAATGCTGGAACCTCGCCACCATCGGCTTTTGTTGATCCAG AAGCGAAGCGTGAGCGCCGCAAGAGCAACACGCTCATCAAGCCTCCACATCGCGGCGCGGTCGCATCGGGGGCGAGCTCGACCAAATCTTCTGTGCCTAGTATGATTCGCAAGGAGCAGGATAGGGAGAGTGTGCGTACTGGACCTGTACCTTCGACACCCACTGTGCCTAGTATTGTTGCACCACCCGCTGCACCTGTATCTCCTGCTGTTCCTGCTACACCTCCTGCTCCATCTACGCCCCCTACATCCACACTTGCTCCCGCCTCCACTCCGCGCGAGAGCCTTTCTCCTACCAAGGGCAAGGAAAAAGAGAAAAAGAGCCGTAGGATATCGGATATCGGTATATTCTCATTGTGGAAGCGTAAACCCGCCAAAGATAAACAAGGAACTCGTCGTACATCAACTGCCGCATCCGATATCGGTCCTTCGACCGCTCATAGCGCTTCCAAGACTGCGGCGAGCCCAACCAAGTCCATTCCAGCTGCGACCGCAAAGACCGAGTCGGCTGCGTCTTCCCTGAAGCCCACTCCGTCGGGATACGACGGTGCGCCGCTGACCAAGACCAAGTCGGCGACTCTACCTGCAGCCATGCTACGCCTGCCCAGCTTCGAATTTGACACTCCAAAGGGGGAGGAGCCCAAGGCtaatggaaatgggaacatCGAAGCGCACGAACCTACGAAGCGCGCGAGTATCGACGGCGGTACGGGCGCTGACGAAGTTGGGACTCTGGCCGGCCTTGGTCGCCCTTCTGTTGTCAGCCAGACAATGCCCTCTCGCACGAGCACGGGAGCAAGCGCGGGTGGACTGGGCCGTATCGCCCGTAAGCTCACCACCGAATCGAACAGGAGCGTGGGCTCAAAGTCTAAAGAGGCCACTGGACCGGCGCCTCAAATCCAGATTGCGCTCGATTTCCCGAGCATTGCTTGGCCGTCGATGTTGGATAACGGGACTCCTGGTAAATCAGACCTGTTTTCGGGATCGGACTTTTTGGCGGATGTGCAAAAGGATATTGGAGATTTGATGGCGGGGACTTTGGGCAAGTCGTTGAGCGAAGAAGCGAGTGCCGACTCGCCCATCGGAAGGACAAGGAGTCCCGTTCCCGAGGCCATTAGCGAAGAGCCAGAGGGGACGGTGACGCCCGAGGCGGCCGAGCCAAAGGAAAATGGACACGCAGATGTGAATGGAAAAGTTGAGGAGTTGGCGGAGAACGAGGCCGCTCCCGCTCCGGTTGCGGAGGAGCATGATACTCAGGAGACGGCGCCTGCTACGTTGCCGGTACCTCCGTCGGTTCCGATGCCTTCCCCACGCCCGTCGCAACAGCCTCAGCACACTCGGTTCTTGGTACTTTCCAAGAGCACCACGCTCAGTACGAGTGTGAGGCTCTACACGGTCGGGGGGCTCAAGGTGGAGGACGATGGCGATATTGGAGGTGGTCGCCTAACCTTTTTCAAG GAGTGCTATGTCCCTTCTCAGACATTCTCTATCGATTTTCTCAAGTCTCGCATCTGCTTTGGCAGCAACGATGGCTTTGAGATCCTGGACCCTTCAACCGGCAAAGTCGACCAATTCCTCGATCCAGTTGAAATGTCCGATGCCGACGGTCCACTCGGGTTCCTCATTAACCACTCTCGCCGACCCAAGCCGGGTGCAGTGTTCCGTGTAGATCAAAAGTTCTTGTGTTGCTATGATG ACTTTGCGTTCTTTTTGGACAAGTTCGGAAAGCGCACGAGGGAGGATTGGCTTGTCAAATGGCTCGGTACTCCTACTAGCTTCT CCGTCCAATACCCATATCTATTCGCATTTGAACCCGAATTTACCGAAATTAGGCACTGCGCCACTGGCGAGCTTCTCCAGCTCATTCCACAGTCTGGTTCAAGGCGCCTAACAGCCGGAGACTTCATCGCTCCTGCTCAAAAGATGGAAGGAACGCCCCACCGACGGGTCAGCGGAGAAATTCTTCTCGAGTCCGAGGGCTCACTCTATGCACTTCGTCCTCTTCAACAATAG
- a CDS encoding ICE-like protease (caspase) p20 domain protein, with protein sequence MRTNLRRHGQIPTEIEGLTGSPDSPTNKSIRAPEKRGRNEAVVQAARTVQTAYVSSIRPTDSERQSQCTQAQPVPHKKPYIQACKRNTAPCSSTASHLLDPPEKRNSLLGSLKGVGISHAGPVSSSSTHVHVLGVGLSWKHDAMRLLSGPSHDIPWLKQFFSYQQHTHFTSLLDEQASFNAIHESVASIYMNAQPGDHIVLYFTGHGNKSNSLELYDNPDSLNEIILNRWIIELRQKTPNRPRIPVHIIFDFCRESPNRSNAQLDVDVNIIWSCPPGQKALDMFLSPDLPYSNFLKALLLAIGDGSKSCLPSTQSFALRIMEISNIVWGVKCHQLRSRRRWCRHLQLCKLCRDDKNISNCDNDWPNLRLFEGLDNMYLGSPLDFSTLVRYALTRFPLPIQKVCQTLEANRWFMYFNKHKQRITEIPQVPAPL encoded by the exons ATGCGCACCAATCTACGTCGACACGGACAAAT TCCCACTGAAATCGAAGGGCTTACGGGTAGTCCAGACTCCCCGACTAACAAGTCAATTCGAGCCCCTGAAAAACGTGGTCGAAATGAAG CCGTTGTTCAGGCTGCGAGGACAGTTCAGACAGCATATGTTTCATCTATTCGGCCTACCGATTCAGAACGCCAGTCACAGTGCACTCAGGCCCAACCAGTTCCCCACAAGAAACCTTATATTCAAGCCTGTAAAAGAAATACAGCACCATGTTCTTCTACCGCCAGCCACTTACTTGATCCTCCAGAAAAGCGGAATTCCCTTCTGGGTAGTTTGAAAGGAGTTGGAATTTCTCATGCGGGCCCAGTATCAAGCTCTTCAACGCACGTACATGTGCTAGGAGTTGGCTTGAGTTGGAAGCATGACGCAATGAGGCTTCTCTCTGGGCCATCTCACGACATTCCCTGGCTTAAGCAATTCTTTTCTTACCAACAACACACTCACTTTACCTCATTGCTGGACGAGCAGGCCTCGTTCAACGCAATTCATGAGTCAGTGGCAAGTATATATATGAATGCCCAACCTGGGGATCACATCGTCTTATACTTCACTGGCCATGGGAACAAAAGCAACTCTCTCGAACTTTACGACAACCCTGATTCACTTAATGAGATTATCTTGAATAGGTGGATCATTGAACTCAGGCAAAAGACGCCGAACAGGCCCCGGATTCCTGTTCACATTATCTTTGACTTTTGTCGTGAAAGTCCAAATCGCTCTAATGCTCAGCTTGACGTGGATGTAAATATCATCTGGAGCTGTCCTCCGGGCCAAAAGGCTCTGGATATGTTCCTATCACCCGACTTGCCCTACTCCAACTTCCTGAAGGCCCTGTTACTCGCCATCGGTGACGGCTCCAAATCTTGCCTACCTTCTACGCAGTCTTTTGCGCTCAGGATAATGGAAATTTCGAATATTGTATGGGGTGTCAAATGCCATCAACTTCGGAGCCGGAGACGGTGGTGTCGTCATCTACAACTGTGCAAGCTATGTCGTGACGACAAAAACATCTCTAATTGTGATAATGATTGGCCCAATTTACGACTTTTTGAGGGTCTCGACAATATGTACTTGGGT TCGCCTCTTGACTTCTCAACACTGGTGAGGTATGCGTTGACTCGCTTCCCTTTGCCTATCCAAAAGGTTTGTCAGACCCTCGAAGCCAATCGTTGGTTTATGTACTTC AATAAGCACAAACAACGGATCACAGAGATCCCACAAGTTCCTGCCCCACTATGA